One window of Candidatus Nitrospira kreftii genomic DNA carries:
- a CDS encoding hypothetical protein (conserved membrane protein of unknown function): MSKSILQRRAEIQGLATAILLPSVGVFGGPIGPEIGELGPLASVVGIGLFQRTVLTLQRAGIRQLIVLSGSEEEQLKLTLGKGPRVTIPVRWMPIREFPLDDPRTWESLAAEVHGFALIASVHSVFSHGLIEQLRRDVRDGQSIVVAQSRQDQLEQPMMHGVPLKMPPGRSKTIGSSRLEESTLRVAELVVVPASLMSATNQVTSEKGSPPIRQWIERAATDGRVRVVTAEAKRGTWYQEVRTLSDVNTAENKLYNSLKGEFEGFVDRYFNRKLSRWFTRVFLAIGLSPNSITALAGLIGLVAAAGFGLGTYSAGVVAAVVFQLAAVIDCCDGEVARLTFTESPFGAWLDLVLDNIVHMAIFAGIAVGLYTTKIGQDDEWVPLALGVAAVVGNAVSFLLVERAQKIKTMSGWKSPAHAAWADTLLRNVASRDFSAALLGFALFDQLYWFLIFAAAGSLLFAGAMVWVIRPSSIALPR; encoded by the coding sequence ATGAGTAAGAGCATTCTCCAACGGAGAGCAGAGATTCAAGGTTTGGCGACGGCGATTCTCCTGCCTTCCGTCGGAGTATTCGGCGGACCGATTGGGCCGGAGATCGGGGAGCTGGGTCCTCTGGCCAGTGTTGTGGGGATCGGACTCTTTCAACGCACGGTGCTGACCCTGCAGCGGGCGGGGATTCGTCAGTTAATCGTCCTCTCAGGTTCGGAGGAAGAACAACTGAAGCTGACGTTGGGAAAAGGGCCGCGCGTCACGATTCCTGTCCGTTGGATGCCGATTCGTGAGTTTCCACTCGACGATCCTCGGACATGGGAATCGTTGGCTGCGGAAGTGCATGGATTTGCGCTGATTGCCAGCGTCCATAGCGTGTTTTCTCATGGGTTGATCGAACAACTACGGCGAGACGTGCGAGACGGACAATCGATCGTGGTCGCACAATCCCGACAGGATCAACTCGAACAACCGATGATGCATGGCGTGCCGTTGAAAATGCCTCCCGGTCGTTCGAAGACCATTGGCTCATCACGTTTAGAGGAGTCAACTCTGCGCGTCGCGGAACTTGTAGTTGTTCCGGCGAGCCTCATGAGCGCGACAAATCAAGTGACGAGTGAGAAAGGTAGCCCTCCGATCCGCCAGTGGATCGAGCGGGCCGCTACAGACGGTCGGGTACGGGTCGTGACAGCTGAAGCGAAGCGAGGCACCTGGTATCAAGAGGTTCGCACCTTGTCCGATGTGAACACAGCGGAAAACAAACTATATAACTCCCTCAAGGGGGAATTTGAAGGGTTTGTCGACCGGTACTTCAATCGGAAGCTGTCTCGTTGGTTCACGCGCGTCTTTCTCGCCATCGGGCTTTCGCCCAATTCCATCACGGCGCTTGCTGGACTCATCGGTCTGGTCGCCGCGGCCGGGTTTGGGCTTGGCACTTACAGCGCCGGTGTGGTGGCGGCGGTGGTATTTCAATTGGCGGCCGTCATTGATTGTTGTGATGGGGAAGTCGCGCGATTGACCTTTACGGAGTCGCCGTTCGGCGCATGGCTGGATCTTGTTCTGGACAACATCGTGCACATGGCGATTTTTGCAGGGATCGCCGTGGGGCTCTATACCACGAAAATTGGACAAGATGATGAGTGGGTTCCTCTCGCACTCGGTGTTGCGGCGGTTGTCGGGAACGCCGTTTCATTTTTGCTGGTCGAAAGGGCGCAAAAAATCAAAACGATGAGCGGGTGGAAATCTCCGGCCCATGCAGCCTGGGCCGACACCCTGTTGAGAAATGTTGCGAGCCGGGACTTCTCGGCAGCCTTGCTGGGGTTTGCGCTCTTCGATCAATTATATTGGTTTCTCATCTTTGCCGCCGCCGGCTCGTTGCTCTTTGCCGGAGCGATGGTCTGGGTCATCCGCCCGTCCTCGATAGCATTGCCCCGATAA
- a CDS encoding putative Sugar nucleotidyltransferase, which translates to MKAIILAAGVGKRLWELTQHRPKCLIEIGGQSLLHRYLQSLASVGIRRVDIVVGYRQEMIRAAVEEDSCGLDVKFLMNEEFHRGSISSLWIARDVFDDDIIVMDADVLFHREILRRLVSSPHENALLMDETVKQTGEECMVVVAGGRVIALTKQVPEHYDYAGEGVGFLRVRHADTPRVISSLRDCIDKGAWDMEYEDALLTYFRDVRVGHEKIGGLPWTEIDFINDVKKAELEVLPRL; encoded by the coding sequence ATGAAAGCGATCATTCTGGCAGCAGGAGTCGGGAAACGTTTGTGGGAGTTGACGCAACATCGCCCCAAGTGCCTCATTGAGATCGGCGGTCAATCGCTTCTGCATCGCTATCTGCAGTCCCTGGCGAGCGTCGGCATTCGTCGAGTGGATATCGTCGTCGGGTACAGGCAGGAGATGATTCGCGCGGCGGTCGAAGAGGATTCGTGTGGTCTCGATGTGAAGTTTTTAATGAACGAAGAGTTTCACCGAGGCAGCATTTCATCCCTCTGGATTGCCCGAGATGTGTTCGACGACGATATCATCGTGATGGATGCGGACGTGCTGTTCCATCGGGAAATTCTCCGACGATTGGTCTCGTCGCCCCATGAAAACGCGTTGCTGATGGATGAAACTGTGAAGCAAACCGGTGAAGAATGTATGGTGGTTGTGGCGGGTGGCCGCGTGATTGCGCTGACAAAGCAAGTGCCGGAACACTACGACTACGCCGGTGAGGGCGTGGGATTCTTGAGAGTTCGGCATGCCGACACCCCGCGTGTCATCTCCTCGCTCCGGGACTGCATCGACAAGGGGGCATGGGATATGGAGTACGAAGACGCTCTCCTAACGTATTTTCGGGACGTACGAGTTGGTCATGAAAAGATCGGAGGACTTCCCTGGACCGAAATTGATTTCATCAATGACGTAAAGAAAGCTGAGTTGGAAGTTTTGCCAAGATTATGA
- a CDS encoding hypothetical protein (conserved protein of unknown function) has protein sequence MILLNPGPVNVSDRVRQALLRPDICHREDEFSELLHRIQAKLLKAFVPGVESDYVAVVMTGSGTAAVEAALMSSLPHGRRILILNNGVYGERMSQIIGLHRLGVSELKFEWTVRPDREKLLLALRQHQEVHVVGMVHHETTTGLLNPVHEIAEIVDSQNRVFVLDAVSALAGETLDIATSHIYMVAGTAGKCIQGFPGVSFVLVRKGFVEKMRSYPKRSWYLHLTHYIDNEGRGTIPFTPAVQVYYAFDEALDELLEEGVSKRVQRYKRMATLIRERMASLGVKALLPADRQSNTITAYHLPDGVTYQSLHDRLKQQGYVIYAGQGNLENKIFRVANMGALTETQFGGFLDAFEQACKPV, from the coding sequence GTGATTCTCCTGAATCCTGGGCCGGTAAACGTTTCCGATCGCGTGCGACAAGCGCTGCTTCGTCCAGATATCTGCCATCGAGAAGATGAATTCTCCGAGCTGCTGCACCGCATCCAAGCCAAGTTGCTCAAAGCATTCGTTCCGGGAGTTGAGTCGGACTATGTCGCCGTTGTGATGACTGGGTCAGGGACGGCTGCCGTTGAGGCTGCCTTAATGTCCTCGCTCCCGCACGGTCGTCGGATACTCATTCTCAACAACGGCGTGTATGGAGAGAGGATGTCCCAGATTATTGGGCTCCATCGCCTGGGCGTGAGTGAGTTGAAATTTGAATGGACGGTTCGGCCGGACCGGGAAAAACTATTACTCGCGTTACGCCAGCATCAGGAAGTTCATGTGGTCGGCATGGTGCATCACGAAACGACGACAGGACTCCTCAACCCTGTTCATGAGATCGCGGAGATTGTCGATAGCCAGAATCGTGTGTTTGTGCTGGATGCCGTGAGTGCGCTCGCCGGAGAAACACTCGACATCGCCACATCGCATATCTACATGGTGGCAGGCACCGCTGGGAAATGCATTCAAGGGTTCCCAGGCGTTTCGTTCGTACTGGTGCGAAAGGGGTTTGTTGAGAAGATGCGATCGTATCCAAAACGGTCCTGGTACCTCCATCTGACACACTACATCGATAACGAAGGGCGAGGCACGATTCCGTTCACGCCGGCGGTACAAGTCTATTACGCGTTCGATGAGGCGCTCGATGAACTCCTTGAGGAAGGAGTCTCCAAGCGCGTCCAACGGTACAAGAGAATGGCGACGCTGATCCGTGAACGAATGGCGTCGCTTGGCGTGAAGGCTCTGCTTCCCGCGGATCGGCAATCCAATACCATTACGGCTTATCACTTGCCTGATGGAGTGACGTACCAATCGCTGCATGACCGACTTAAACAGCAAGGTTATGTGATCTATGCCGGACAAGGAAACTTAGAAAACAAGATCTTCCGCGTTGCCAATATGGGGGCATTGACCGAAACACAGTTCGGCGGATTTCTCGACGCATTTGAACAGGCATGTAAGCCCGTATGA
- a CDS encoding Sulfopyruvate decarboxylase subunit beta, with product MRPEEGTLISRAQAMAALLDLLTDQPVIICNGFPSREAHKIADRPTHFYMIGSMGNAPAIALGIALAKPNKQVITFDGDGNVLMGMGTLATVGALKPKNFIHVVFDNEVYGTTGNQPTISNVVPLEKVAKSAGYVNVERVLDRDDLIYEFKDMLKKDGPSMLLIKVNEFVEDAGRVLHEPPEITRRFMKAIEK from the coding sequence ATGAGACCAGAAGAGGGAACCTTAATCAGTCGCGCGCAGGCCATGGCAGCCTTGTTGGACTTACTGACGGATCAACCGGTCATCATCTGCAATGGGTTTCCTTCTCGCGAGGCCCACAAGATAGCGGACCGGCCTACACATTTTTATATGATCGGTTCAATGGGCAACGCTCCGGCGATTGCGCTCGGTATCGCACTTGCCAAGCCGAATAAACAGGTGATCACTTTTGATGGCGACGGAAATGTCCTCATGGGCATGGGCACGCTCGCGACCGTCGGGGCCTTGAAACCGAAGAACTTCATTCATGTGGTTTTCGATAACGAAGTGTACGGAACGACGGGGAATCAGCCGACGATCTCAAATGTCGTACCGCTGGAGAAAGTGGCGAAGTCGGCAGGCTATGTGAATGTCGAGCGGGTCTTGGATCGTGACGATCTTATCTACGAATTCAAAGATATGTTGAAAAAGGATGGGCCCAGCATGCTGCTCATCAAGGTCAATGAATTTGTGGAAGATGCTGGTCGTGTGCTGCACGAGCCGCCGGAGATAACCCGCAGGTTTATGAAAGCGATTGAGAAATAA
- a CDS encoding hypothetical protein (conserved protein of unknown function), whose translation MGTADVTTTPIMIVNGAANGQIRIVWWGGRLIYADGLERALGVLTLAREPCEDNHRSSLRTQQPLSYNAPFWQAFADYTKEQNPVIESDVFVQAMQDMGVNFFTGVPDSILGGIIAELMNRRLYTPAVREDEAVGMAAGAYMAGKTPAVLMQNSGLGTSLNTLISLNMIYRQPCVLIVSWRGQGGKDAPEHLVMGDVMPQLLDTVRIPHRTLTEKTVLEDFRWVADTYMKKQIPVALFITKGVVKGLHP comes from the coding sequence ATGGGAACTGCCGATGTTACGACTACGCCGATCATGATTGTGAACGGCGCAGCCAACGGCCAGATACGCATCGTATGGTGGGGTGGTCGGCTCATATACGCTGACGGATTGGAGCGTGCCTTGGGTGTACTCACGCTAGCACGAGAACCATGCGAAGACAATCACCGATCGTCCTTGAGAACGCAGCAACCCCTATCTTATAATGCGCCGTTTTGGCAGGCGTTTGCTGACTATACCAAGGAGCAAAATCCAGTGATTGAGAGCGATGTGTTTGTGCAGGCCATGCAGGATATGGGGGTCAACTTTTTCACCGGAGTGCCGGATTCAATCCTGGGTGGAATCATCGCGGAGTTGATGAATCGACGACTCTACACTCCCGCTGTTCGAGAGGATGAAGCTGTCGGCATGGCTGCTGGCGCCTATATGGCTGGGAAAACACCGGCCGTTCTCATGCAGAACTCAGGTCTGGGTACCTCGCTCAACACGCTCATTTCGCTCAATATGATTTATAGACAACCTTGTGTCCTGATCGTTTCATGGAGAGGCCAAGGGGGGAAGGATGCCCCGGAACATCTCGTGATGGGCGACGTGATGCCGCAGTTGCTCGATACCGTCAGGATTCCTCACCGGACTCTGACCGAGAAAACAGTCCTGGAGGACTTTCGGTGGGTCGCCGATACGTATATGAAGAAACAGATTCCGGTCGCGCTTTTCATTACAAAGGGTGTCGTGAAGGGATTGCACCCATGA
- a CDS encoding hypothetical protein (conserved protein of unknown function) — protein MSSILYVSLDDQFARVVIRYEGEQVHKQVLRHLEGRFGQLDRVPGQMARGLTQQYNWRGTDTEINLTYQAGTERGYIFIDSRTLAPRFNDDITDSAE, from the coding sequence ATGAGCAGCATCCTCTATGTCTCGTTGGATGATCAATTTGCACGAGTGGTCATCCGTTATGAAGGTGAACAGGTCCACAAACAAGTGTTGCGCCATTTAGAAGGCCGATTCGGACAACTAGATCGAGTTCCTGGTCAAATGGCACGAGGGCTCACCCAGCAGTACAACTGGCGCGGGACCGATACCGAAATCAATCTCACCTATCAAGCTGGTACAGAGCGAGGCTATATCTTCATCGATAGTCGTACGCTTGCACCTCGGTTCAACGACGACATCACCGATTCCGCAGAGTAA
- a CDS encoding hypothetical protein (conserved protein of unknown function), translating to MRTYQGDHLTRFITLLFCLLVSGTPATGIPIANDPNGFEGFSWGTILSETEQFIKIEDSGRIQTYEPKKHPPMLGMTVVDSLRFTTFENKLGRVIVRYNGKENHEDIMTYLQATYGPLDRTPGQIAVGSVKVYAWHGFQTEVTLRFESRLDHGIIFFESRTLPEKLTDETSTTAF from the coding sequence ATGCGTACGTACCAAGGCGATCATCTTACGCGGTTCATCACATTGCTATTCTGTCTGCTAGTGTCTGGGACTCCCGCCACGGGTATTCCCATCGCGAACGATCCAAACGGCTTCGAAGGCTTTTCGTGGGGAACCATCCTGTCGGAGACGGAGCAATTCATAAAAATCGAGGACTCGGGTCGCATTCAAACATATGAGCCGAAAAAGCACCCCCCCATGCTTGGCATGACGGTGGTTGACTCCCTACGGTTTACAACGTTTGAGAATAAGCTTGGCCGAGTAATCGTTCGGTATAACGGCAAAGAAAATCATGAGGATATTATGACCTACCTTCAAGCCACGTACGGTCCACTCGATCGAACACCAGGACAGATCGCTGTCGGCTCAGTGAAAGTGTATGCTTGGCATGGCTTTCAGACGGAAGTGACGTTGCGGTTCGAAAGCAGGCTTGATCATGGCATTATTTTTTTCGAGAGTCGGACACTTCCTGAAAAACTGACTGATGAGACCTCCACGACGGCCTTCTAA
- a CDS encoding hypothetical protein (conserved protein of unknown function), with protein MRQTKESRHSQGQHSRDSIERRKRGRTIVSFGLMYSGFNGEDVLIGDGTVVDLSEGGIGIRGNCPVQVGTELTLFLYLPDEEDPLFILEATVAWSVGSLFGVALKNLSLPEGDRMRLFLHTQSIGQA; from the coding sequence ATGAGACAGACGAAAGAATCGAGACATTCACAAGGTCAGCACTCACGCGATTCAATCGAACGCAGAAAAAGAGGAAGAACCATCGTTTCATTTGGCCTTATGTACTCAGGCTTCAACGGGGAGGACGTGCTAATCGGTGACGGCACGGTCGTCGACTTGTCCGAGGGCGGAATCGGAATTCGCGGAAACTGTCCTGTACAGGTTGGCACGGAGCTCACCCTGTTTTTATATCTCCCGGACGAGGAGGATCCGTTGTTCATTTTGGAAGCCACCGTAGCATGGAGTGTTGGGTCGCTCTTCGGTGTCGCTTTGAAAAATCTGAGCCTACCGGAGGGAGATCGGATGCGCCTATTTCTTCATACACAGTCAATTGGACAAGCTTAG
- a CDS encoding hypothetical protein (conserved protein of unknown function) → MNSIRKPPPHPQEKSRTSANQRQASLINAAASLFAANGFTGTTTKRIAKAAGVSEALLFKYFPTKQALYTAILEEKAQYSGLREAVEDAAKKQDDGRLFTLLASYRIKKGADPTLFRLLLFSALERHEMSDLFFQQQYQAFHDLLASYIRQRIEDGAFRMVDPLLAARAFFGIIVHHRLLHDVYGLPMHLTHEDTVAEYVSLFLGGLVRQLPHS, encoded by the coding sequence ATGAATAGCATTAGGAAGCCACCCCCTCATCCCCAAGAGAAATCGCGAACGTCGGCTAACCAACGGCAAGCCAGCCTGATTAACGCTGCGGCGTCGCTGTTTGCGGCCAACGGGTTTACTGGAACGACCACAAAACGAATCGCGAAGGCAGCTGGAGTCAGTGAAGCGCTTCTCTTCAAATATTTTCCGACTAAGCAGGCACTATACACTGCGATTCTCGAGGAGAAAGCCCAATACTCAGGGCTTCGAGAGGCGGTCGAGGATGCTGCGAAGAAGCAGGATGATGGGCGGCTCTTCACCTTGCTTGCAAGCTATCGAATCAAAAAGGGAGCCGATCCAACCTTGTTCCGCTTACTCCTTTTCAGTGCCTTGGAGAGGCATGAGATGTCCGACCTGTTCTTTCAGCAGCAGTATCAAGCATTCCACGACCTACTTGCGAGCTACATTCGCCAACGCATTGAAGATGGCGCTTTCCGAATGGTTGATCCCTTGCTTGCAGCCAGAGCATTTTTCGGGATCATTGTTCACCACCGACTGCTCCACGATGTCTACGGCTTACCCATGCACCTGACTCATGAGGATACGGTCGCAGAGTATGTCTCGTTGTTCCTTGGTGGGCTGGTACGACAATTACCTCATTCGTAG
- a CDS encoding hypothetical protein (conserved protein of unknown function) — protein MSQLFRHPLLALGIGVVFVIAALLVFRLSTGVKTDTTKTRLVIVGIVSPLRQDLNIRLAYTADISPNQVVNIFSRVDGYIAKLHVDKGDFVRANQLLVEIDHTDYQHAVNQAKANLSAAKARVSQQDAAVRNAKLTFDRMQTLIQDRFVSQQDLDTAEVNFDAARAAQESLQAQVNQMDVALAQAKTNLAYSYIRAPFAGYIAERNLDTGSYVSSATASTSTMSRGIMSLHDIETVRVLIEVVERDIPRVKIGQQAELRAEAYPDQIFKGTVTRIVQALNRATRTMTVEIDIPNRDRRLKGGMFARVEVLVGTHLQALQIPIDAVSRLEKAQHVYIVEEGKARRVDIEIGAQQGSYIEITKGLTGNEAVIVSGKDLVHEGTPVQTQPLDPVKSKT, from the coding sequence ATGAGCCAATTATTCCGACATCCATTGTTAGCCCTTGGGATTGGTGTTGTGTTTGTGATTGCCGCCCTTCTCGTCTTTCGCCTGAGTACAGGCGTTAAAACCGACACAACCAAGACCCGCCTTGTTATCGTCGGCATTGTGTCCCCACTTAGACAAGATCTCAATATTCGACTGGCCTACACGGCTGACATCTCACCCAATCAAGTTGTCAATATCTTTTCACGCGTCGACGGTTACATTGCCAAATTACACGTGGATAAAGGTGATTTTGTCCGAGCGAATCAGTTACTCGTTGAAATAGATCATACGGACTATCAGCATGCCGTGAATCAAGCAAAGGCCAACTTGTCTGCCGCGAAAGCAAGGGTCTCGCAGCAGGATGCAGCGGTTCGTAATGCCAAGCTCACATTCGACCGCATGCAAACTCTCATCCAAGACCGATTTGTTTCGCAGCAGGACCTCGATACGGCGGAGGTCAACTTTGATGCCGCCAGAGCGGCACAAGAATCTTTACAAGCTCAGGTGAACCAAATGGATGTGGCCCTGGCCCAAGCGAAAACCAACCTGGCTTACTCCTATATCAGAGCCCCGTTTGCTGGCTATATCGCGGAGCGTAATCTAGATACCGGATCCTACGTCAGCAGCGCCACAGCCAGCACGTCCACCATGTCACGCGGCATCATGAGCTTGCACGACATCGAGACGGTCCGCGTTCTGATCGAAGTGGTCGAGCGAGATATTCCACGGGTGAAGATCGGACAACAGGCAGAGCTTCGCGCTGAGGCATACCCCGACCAGATATTCAAGGGGACCGTAACACGCATCGTCCAAGCCTTGAATCGCGCAACCCGCACCATGACTGTTGAAATTGACATACCGAACAGAGATCGTCGATTGAAGGGTGGAATGTTCGCTCGAGTCGAAGTGTTGGTAGGAACACATCTTCAGGCCTTACAGATTCCCATCGATGCGGTCAGCCGGCTTGAAAAGGCTCAACATGTGTACATTGTTGAAGAAGGAAAAGCCCGGAGAGTGGACATTGAGATCGGCGCCCAACAAGGGAGCTACATAGAAATCACCAAGGGCCTGACAGGGAATGAAGCGGTCATTGTCTCCGGTAAAGACTTGGTGCACGAGGGCACACCGGTGCAGACGCAACCATTGGATCCAGTAAAAAGTAAGACGTGA